A genome region from Streptomyces antimycoticus includes the following:
- a CDS encoding ketopantoate reductase family protein, with translation MRIAVIGAGGVGGYFGARLAAAGDDVTLVARGRHLAAIREKGLTVRSPLGELRVPSEAVVPAISDLESPDLVMVAVKLWDTEDVARQLAPLAEGGAAVVSFQNGVQKDTVLRRHLPAGSVLGGAGYISAFIEEPGVVVHNGTLQRLVFGEYDRTESPRARDFLDRAVAAGIDAEISADIERTIWEKFVFLVGLSGTTSAVRQPIGVVRGDPGSRALLREVMHEVVAVGRAKGVALDPGFADDRLAFCDTLPAAMTSSMHNDLQHGNRLELGWLSGAVADLGAELGVATPRNRAIADILSPYALGDPAATGGAGVSAAGAASR, from the coding sequence ATGCGGATCGCGGTCATCGGCGCGGGTGGCGTCGGCGGATACTTCGGCGCGCGGCTCGCCGCCGCGGGTGACGATGTCACCTTGGTGGCGCGGGGCCGCCATCTCGCGGCGATCCGGGAGAAGGGGCTGACGGTGCGCAGCCCGCTGGGCGAGCTGCGGGTGCCGTCCGAGGCGGTGGTACCGGCCATCTCCGACCTCGAGTCCCCGGACCTCGTCATGGTGGCGGTGAAGCTGTGGGACACCGAGGACGTCGCCCGGCAGCTCGCGCCCCTCGCCGAAGGCGGCGCCGCCGTCGTGTCGTTCCAGAACGGGGTCCAGAAGGACACGGTGCTGCGCCGCCATCTGCCGGCCGGGTCCGTCCTCGGCGGGGCCGGCTATATCTCGGCGTTCATCGAGGAGCCCGGGGTGGTGGTGCACAACGGCACGCTGCAGCGGCTGGTGTTCGGGGAGTACGACCGTACGGAGTCGCCGCGCGCCCGCGATTTCCTCGACCGCGCTGTGGCGGCCGGTATCGACGCGGAGATCAGCGCCGACATCGAGCGCACCATCTGGGAGAAGTTCGTCTTCCTGGTGGGCCTTTCCGGGACGACGTCGGCGGTGCGGCAGCCGATCGGGGTGGTCCGCGGGGATCCCGGATCGCGGGCCCTGCTGCGTGAGGTGATGCACGAGGTGGTCGCCGTGGGACGGGCCAAGGGGGTGGCCCTGGACCCCGGTTTCGCCGACGACCGGCTCGCCTTCTGCGACACGCTGCCCGCCGCGATGACGTCCTCCATGCACAACGACCTGCAGCACGGCAACCGGCTCGAACTCGGCTGGCTCAGCGGGGCGGTGGCCGACCTCGGCGCCGAGCTGGGCGTCGCCACCCCGCGCAACCGGGCCATCGCCGACATCCTCTCCCCGTACGCCCTGGGCGATCCGGCCGCGACCGGCGGCGCGGGGGTCAGCGCAGCAGGGGCAGCTTCCCGATGA
- a CDS encoding CGNR zinc finger domain-containing protein, with product MDSSTEPVPRTRVTARLRALRFDAGSLALNLVATLGRRSSTPIERLGTLDRLREWCDGVGLRLHDEAVTEELLTELWTLREAAYDVVAAVVDGRSPSDVSVALLNDRARPAPPQPLLIATGTGVGVDGADRPLSGRELQSVVVRDLIAVLGDPERCGALRVCDASLCTMIYLDHTPGGRRRWCSMRLCGNSAKAAKHRERRAAAAPAGS from the coding sequence ATGGATTCCTCGACGGAGCCGGTCCCGCGGACGCGGGTGACCGCCCGGCTGCGGGCCCTGCGCTTCGACGCCGGCAGCCTCGCCCTGAATCTCGTCGCGACCCTCGGGCGGCGCAGCAGCACCCCGATCGAGCGCCTCGGCACCCTCGACCGGCTGCGGGAGTGGTGCGACGGCGTCGGGCTGCGGCTCCACGACGAGGCTGTCACCGAGGAGCTCCTCACCGAGCTGTGGACGCTGCGCGAGGCGGCCTACGACGTGGTGGCGGCGGTGGTCGACGGCCGGTCCCCGTCGGATGTGTCCGTGGCGCTGCTCAACGACCGGGCGCGGCCTGCCCCGCCGCAGCCGCTGCTGATAGCCACCGGCACCGGCGTCGGGGTCGACGGCGCCGATCGCCCCCTGTCCGGGCGGGAGCTTCAGTCGGTCGTCGTCCGCGACCTCATAGCGGTGCTCGGTGACCCGGAGCGGTGCGGGGCGCTGCGGGTGTGCGACGCCTCGCTGTGCACGATGATCTACCTGGATCACACGCCGGGCGGCAGGCGCCGGTGGTGCTCCATGCGGCTGTGCGGCAACAGCGCCAAGGCCGCGAAGCACCGCGAGCGGCGGGCAGCCGCCGCCCCGGCCGGCTCCTGA
- a CDS encoding YoaK family protein, which translates to MADESDTDPASKRRRPGRAAGSGGVAAAVVLTAATGAMDAISFLALGGVFTSVMTANLSLLGMSTASLDATLARDTAVAMAGYIVGALLSGRIVRGPRPAWRARCALTVELLALGGLWAAWAATGGHPSGGRQLGLLAVAALAMGGQSGLVRAVGPPGFSTTYLTGVLTGLLVDVARSGTVGRLSMALLGALVVGAAAGGLLVAHAARAAPALPTGLVALVLLASLTSLARDAEGRLWPHAE; encoded by the coding sequence ATGGCCGATGAGAGCGACACCGACCCCGCGTCAAAGCGACGGCGCCCGGGCCGGGCCGCCGGTTCCGGGGGAGTGGCGGCCGCCGTCGTGCTGACCGCGGCGACCGGGGCGATGGACGCGATCAGCTTTCTGGCGCTGGGCGGGGTCTTCACGAGCGTCATGACCGCCAACCTCTCCCTGCTCGGCATGTCGACCGCGTCCCTGGACGCGACGCTGGCCCGGGACACCGCGGTCGCCATGGCCGGATACATCGTGGGTGCGCTGCTCAGCGGCCGGATCGTCCGCGGCCCCCGGCCCGCCTGGCGCGCCCGCTGCGCGCTCACGGTGGAACTGCTCGCGCTCGGCGGGCTCTGGGCGGCGTGGGCGGCCACCGGCGGCCACCCCTCCGGCGGCCGGCAACTGGGGCTGCTGGCGGTGGCCGCGCTCGCGATGGGCGGGCAGAGCGGTCTGGTGCGGGCCGTCGGGCCGCCCGGCTTCTCCACCACCTATCTCACCGGCGTCCTGACCGGGCTGCTGGTCGACGTGGCGCGCAGCGGCACGGTGGGCCGGCTGAGCATGGCGCTGCTGGGGGCCCTGGTGGTGGGTGCCGCGGCGGGTGGGCTCCTGGTGGCCCATGCCGCCCGGGCCGCGCCCGCCCTGCCGACCGGGCTGGTCGCCCTCGTACTGCTGGCCTCCCTGACCTCTCTGGCCCGGGACGCCGAGGGCCGTCTGTGGCCGCACGCCGAGTAG